DNA from Sulfurimonas xiamenensis:
ATTGAGATGATCGCTGTACTGATCAGGAATCATTAGTATCCAATCGGTCTCATTTTCCCAAATTTTTACACCATCTTCAGATGATGATCTTTTACCTTTGGCATCTTCTAAAAACTTTCGCATCATTTTACCTTTTAGGGCTTGCGAACACTCAATCTTTTCTTGCATATAGCAAAAATCATCAATTTTTCTAGATATTTCAGAGAGTTTATATTGACTAAAACTAAGCATCTCCATAATCTTTAAACTTGCATATATGGCATCTCTGAATACGCCAAACTCGGTAAAAGCGAAATTGCCGTCAACTGTTGCTATTAATGAGTACTCTCTAAGTTTTTGGGCTTTAAAATCAGAATATTTTCCTCTTTGAATATCAAGATTTTCAAATTTAAATATGTCGGGAGCCCATGTCGGTAAAATGACTTTTTTTCTCGTCTGTGATGCATGCATATTTAACAAATAGAGAACTACTAAAAGTCCTTTTACCATATCTAAAATCTCACCTTCGTCAGTCACGAGATAGATGCGCTGTGCATTTGGATAGATCATAATACCAATATCACAACCAAGACTTGATACTATTTTTGAGATATTCTCCTCAGAGCGTTTTTTAAGTGCATTGAAATTAGACAACTTTTGCTCATCATAATTAGCATTTAGCACTATGTTTTCTACACCAATTTCATTTAAGATTATTGAAAAAACATCACCCGTTGACCCATGCATCAAATCAAGAACAACCTTAAATCTATTGGATTTTATTATGGTCTGATCTATTTTGCTCTTAATGGCAGCTTTATAACTATAGCACTCTTTAAAGTACATTGTCTCTTCAATCTCTCCAATGCGTAAAAAATCCACCCTTCGAAATTTTTCTGTAAAAAATGTTTTTTCGATGCTTTTTGCACTGTTTTGATCTATGCGGATAGCTTCTTCGTTAAAGAGTGTAATTTGAGAATTTGCAGAGTGAAAAACATCCTGTTTAAAGTGTGCTCCGCCAACTAAATCAGGATTTTTTGCAATAGTATATCTTAAAATAGACGGTGCTATGCTTCTTAGATCCAGTACATTAATTCCGGCAGATAAAAGTCCTCCCAAAAATGCTCTTTTTAACATTCTTGAACTTTTATCATGGTCTCTTCCAACTGCTACTTTTGCTCCTACAGGAAGCTGCGCTGCAAATGCTTCTGCCAATTTCGTAGCCATCTCGCAGGAGAGTTCAACATTGCTTTTGCCTGTTACTGTTCCATTTTCAAAGATAGAGTTTTTGTATCTGCTTCCAAAAACAAGATTATGACTTATTATTGAAGCAGCTTCAATCTTTTTATTGGGCCAAATAATTACATCATGTTCAAAGGAGGCAAGTTCTCCGACTTCACACCCTTCTGAGAGAATAAGTCCGGCTTTTGCGGTTACATTTTTATCAATTGAATTATTATTACAGATAACAGCATTATCAAGTTTTATATTTTTTTTCATCTTGACATCTTCCCAAATAACGCTATTTGAGATACTGCATCCGTTTCCGATTGATACATTGTCACCGATAACTGAATTACTAAGTTTTACATCATCTTTTATCTTTACATGTTTACCAAGGACAACAGTCCCTAAAATTTTAACAGAGGAGTTTAGATTGTACTCTTCATCACTGTATAAAATGCCCTCTGTATATTTTTTAACAATGCCGTTAAATTTAAAAGCGACTCTTTCGTTTAAGATATCATCATATACTTCACGGTAACTCTCAGGGTTTCCTACATCTCTCCAATACCCCTCAAGATTATATCCCATCAAATCCACTCCCTTTTTCATAAGCAAAGGGAAAAGATCTTTTGCAAAGTCAAAATTTTCTCCTTGCGGGATATACTCCAATATCTCAGGTTCAATAACATAGATGCCTGTATTTATCGTATCGCTAAAAACTTCGCCCCAGCTTGGTTTTTCTAAAAATTTCTCTATGACATTATCTTCATTTGCTATAACTACACCAAATTGAAGCGGGTTTTCAACAGAAGTGAGCCCTATGGAGAGTTTTGCTTTTCTTTGCTTATGAAACTCAAATATTTTTTCAAAATTAAAATCAGTAACCAAATCACCGCTTATAACGATAAAATTCTCATCTCCGATATACTCCTCGGCCAGTTTTACAGCCCCCGCTGTTCCATAGTCATCATCAGGAACGACATAGGTTATTTTGATTCCAAACTCACTTCCGTCGCCAAAATAGTTTTGAATGATCTCAGGTTTAAAATAGAGCAGAACAATAAACTCTGAAATCCCAAGATCTCTTAGCATTATCATAGTGTGTTCCATCATAGGTCTATTGACTATAGGCAACATCGGTTTTGGTCTTGAATGTGTTAAAGGTTGGATTCTTGTTCCAAATCCACCTGCCATTACTACTGCTTTCATAACTACCTCTCTATTGATTTTATAAAATTTCTCTACTACAAATTAAACATTTTTTCATAATATTCTGTCGCCATGCGAGCAGAATCAAACTCGATTTCTATATCGCTCATAGCACTCTTCATAATATTTACCCACTCATGAGGGTTGTCATAATAAGTAGGAATAATGCTGTTTTCTAAAATATCCATCATATTTTTATTATCAAGTCTGTCTTGTTCAAAAAATGGCAATTCATAATCAACCGGAGTAATTGTAAAAGCATTTTTACCATCTTTTGCAAACTCTGGATGCCAGCCGTCATGAATGGAAAAATGAATGGAGCCGTTCATACTTGCAGTCATTCCGCTTGTTCCGCTTGCTTCACGAGTAATTCTTGGTGTATTGAGCCAAACATCACTTCCCTGTTTTAAAAGTTTTGAGAGAGTAAGTTCATAACCGACTAAAACTGCCATATTTTTAAATTTATGGCTTATATGGACCAGTTCATTAAATATATCAATAGCTCCGGTATCAGTGGGATAAGGTTTTCCTGCCCAAATAACCTGAATAGGTCTTTGTGTATTTGTCATAAGTTTTACAAATCTCTCATAGTCATATTTAAGCAATCCCGGTCTTTTATATTCTGCAAATCTTCTTGCCCAGACAATTGTCAAAACTTCAGGATCAAACATTTTTCCCGTTTGATCCGCTACCATATCAAAAAGCACTTTTTTTAAGTGTTTTTTTCTGGCAAGCAGCTCATAATCTTCGTGTTCATCTAGTGCGCGAATAAGCGTTTTATCTGTCCAGTACTTTTTATTTTGCGCATTGGTTATAGAGATGATTTCACATCGATCCTCAACATCATTCCACATCTCATTTGCAACAATACCATGTATTTTTGAAACACCGTTTGCTATCTTAGCACCCTTAAGAGCGCCTATAGTAAGACTAAAATTATCGCTCTT
Protein-coding regions in this window:
- a CDS encoding sugar phosphate nucleotidyltransferase; the protein is MKAVVMAGGFGTRIQPLTHSRPKPMLPIVNRPMMEHTMIMLRDLGISEFIVLLYFKPEIIQNYFGDGSEFGIKITYVVPDDDYGTAGAVKLAEEYIGDENFIVISGDLVTDFNFEKIFEFHKQRKAKLSIGLTSVENPLQFGVVIANEDNVIEKFLEKPSWGEVFSDTINTGIYVIEPEILEYIPQGENFDFAKDLFPLLMKKGVDLMGYNLEGYWRDVGNPESYREVYDDILNERVAFKFNGIVKKYTEGILYSDEEYNLNSSVKILGTVVLGKHVKIKDDVKLSNSVIGDNVSIGNGCSISNSVIWEDVKMKKNIKLDNAVICNNNSIDKNVTAKAGLILSEGCEVGELASFEHDVIIWPNKKIEAASIISHNLVFGSRYKNSIFENGTVTGKSNVELSCEMATKLAEAFAAQLPVGAKVAVGRDHDKSSRMLKRAFLGGLLSAGINVLDLRSIAPSILRYTIAKNPDLVGGAHFKQDVFHSANSQITLFNEEAIRIDQNSAKSIEKTFFTEKFRRVDFLRIGEIEETMYFKECYSYKAAIKSKIDQTIIKSNRFKVVLDLMHGSTGDVFSIILNEIGVENIVLNANYDEQKLSNFNALKKRSEENISKIVSSLGCDIGIMIYPNAQRIYLVTDEGEILDMVKGLLVVLYLLNMHASQTRKKVILPTWAPDIFKFENLDIQRGKYSDFKAQKLREYSLIATVDGNFAFTEFGVFRDAIYASLKIMEMLSFSQYKLSEISRKIDDFCYMQEKIECSQALKGKMMRKFLEDAKGKRSSSEDGVKIWENETDWILMIPDQYSDHLNFYIQASTKEGAEALLKSYTQKIEIWSKEK
- the glgP gene encoding alpha-glucan family phosphorylase, with the protein product MNLFSYDINEKFKKSVAYFSMEFAVDQSLKIYSGGLGFLAGSHMRSVYDLKQNVVGVGLLWSFGYYDQLRNEDRTLKPHYTRKFYYFLEELDVKVSVKVDNKDVMIKGFLLRCDVFGTAPIILLSTDIYENDYLSRTITHKLYDANEKTRVAQEIVLGIGGAKMLEAINHKVDIYHMNEGHALPLIYELYNRFGDIETVKKHVVFTTHTPETAGNEVHNINFLYEMGFFNGLDLNTARNISGCKKSDNFSLTIGALKGAKIANGVSKIHGIVANEMWNDVEDRCEIISITNAQNKKYWTDKTLIRALDEHEDYELLARKKHLKKVLFDMVADQTGKMFDPEVLTIVWARRFAEYKRPGLLKYDYERFVKLMTNTQRPIQVIWAGKPYPTDTGAIDIFNELVHISHKFKNMAVLVGYELTLSKLLKQGSDVWLNTPRITREASGTSGMTASMNGSIHFSIHDGWHPEFAKDGKNAFTITPVDYELPFFEQDRLDNKNMMDILENSIIPTYYDNPHEWVNIMKSAMSDIEIEFDSARMATEYYEKMFNL